One Gemmatimonadota bacterium genomic region harbors:
- a CDS encoding N-acetylmuramoyl-L-alanine amidase: protein MPKPAPPTFAPDARLAGLIVAPSRGFKENVYLERPDPPTCIVIHTTGSGPLRRFANARERTRFGYETPFDAALRIYGSLMKEGPHYVYGAAGERAQVCPESLAAWHVGSLGSGVYSKPNGGWADKGGQHDWWFERWGALGLTSPFELAAGTAWEARNSKPFRMAVRTGFAKASCNDNAVGKEVVPDIQRPRGPWSNKCWESLAEGVLECAGRLNIPLSPLHIFTHSDGHPVARSSNGAAWDTAPACWSWKRFAEVAGIPA, encoded by the coding sequence ATGCCGAAACCCGCCCCGCCCACGTTCGCGCCTGACGCCCGCCTCGCGGGGCTCATCGTGGCGCCGTCGCGCGGCTTCAAGGAGAACGTCTACCTCGAGCGCCCGGACCCGCCGACGTGCATCGTGATCCACACGACCGGCAGCGGGCCGCTGCGGCGCTTCGCCAACGCACGCGAGCGCACACGCTTCGGCTACGAGACGCCCTTCGATGCCGCGCTCCGCATCTACGGCTCGCTGATGAAGGAAGGTCCGCACTACGTGTACGGCGCCGCTGGCGAGCGCGCCCAGGTGTGCCCCGAGAGCCTCGCGGCGTGGCACGTGGGATCGCTCGGATCTGGCGTCTACAGCAAGCCCAACGGCGGCTGGGCGGACAAGGGCGGCCAGCACGACTGGTGGTTCGAGCGCTGGGGCGCTCTCGGCCTCACGAGCCCCTTCGAGCTGGCCGCCGGCACCGCGTGGGAGGCGCGCAACAGCAAGCCCTTCCGCATGGCGGTGCGCACCGGTTTCGCGAAGGCGAGCTGCAACGACAACGCGGTGGGCAAGGAGGTCGTGCCTGACATCCAGCGACCGCGCGGGCCCTGGTCGAACAAGTGCTGGGAGAGCCTCGCCGAGGGTGTGCTAGAGTGCGCTGGGCGGCTCAACATCCCGTTGTCCCCGCTCCACATCTTCACCCACTCGGACGGCCACCCCGTGGCGCGCTCGAGCAACGGCGCGGCCTGGGACACAGCGCCCGCTTGTTGGTCCTGGAAGCGATTCGCAGAAGTGGCAGGTATTCCGGCATGA